caagaagaaTAAGGACCACAACACTATGACAAACATCTACAAGGAGACCCCAGATAAGGCTTTGGAGACTCACAAGCTTGGATCTGTACATttcttgttgtctggtctgcctaccatcaacACAATTCTTAGGCACACTCTACtacccaagtcaggagatcacaagatgatcagagggcATTCTATCAACCTGCTACAGCTTTTTGATGTCCCTCAGAAGTTCAAGGTTATGAGtttgattgtagagacaatcaagaggactgctgctgaccagaaaagaagctgtgggtatgctccacacattcaggagctcatcaactccaagatgggcacagaaACATATCTGTTGGATAAGGAGCATCTACCCCTGTATCCTGATTTTGAAGATAATactgttgtgatgaatgaggatgACCCCACATCTGAGCAAGCATAGGAGAAGAGAGCCAAGGCAAAGgctgagaaagctgccaagatgccaagtgttgaagaggcatctcaagttttcctgaagagcaagcaagatcaacttgcaTATCTGGTCTACTCTACAccgaggattgagaagggcttggccaccctgactcaaaaccaggagagcttgaagaggatcatagagaccaaattttatgatcttgatctgaaggtaactgagattcaaacagcagttgagcagcttcaggaggaagcagaagagaagagaggcaAGGCAACTACTGATGCATTTCAGCGAGTGCCAAGGagtcagaggtctgctgcagtgccaatGACAGATTctagagctacagcatcagcaccagcagctacagctccagtgccacctccaccagccactccaccagctccaactacatcaacagatgccttcgtccttggcgttctctctacaccacctcccgaagaccaagcctgagagacgcatagcactatgcatatttgaactttttggtaacttctTGCCAAAGGGAGAGaaatatgtatagatcataggcttcgagagagtgttttgcttctttgcctttggttgaactttttattgcgtgagatacttatttgatcatgtgtttgatcatttgctaccttaatgcttgtttggacgatattatcttttatatctcatatatgatcattcacttgcttggtgatgagtgcatgcttttaatttctatcattttgagcgctccaccaatatgtatgtgacatggaagattaacccatgatcctaatcgattgtgcatttgaattcaaaagcaaattttaaataatgcacaaatttagggggagctcttgcttatcacatacttctcaaagcgacgatgtatttcaatcttattatcatttgtcgaaactttgatctatatgttgtcatcaattaccaaaaagggggagattgaaagtgcaattatccctgggtggttttggtaattcctaacaacatatagctcatcgagctaatgctatttcaagataaatatttcaggaaagctcaatgtttggcatggcatggattagaaagtggacccctcaaaatgctaagaacaaaagattggctcaagctcaaaacacaagactctacattttacttttagtgatccaagatcacattgagtccataggaaaagccaatactattaaaagggggtgaggtgttgcttaatgaattacttgctcaaaatgcttagtgatatgctccaaaaaccctcaaccactttctcatatccacatatgtcccaaaccaaaagtcaaactcggccccaccgaaattttctgtccggcgccaccgagttcacttgacatagccactgccacaaaccctagtcattttggtctcaccgatagggatctcggtctcaccgagatgggattgcaacctctctgtttcccttcgtaatgtttcggtcaaaccgagatgagcgatcggtcccaccgagattgcaatgcaaactctctgttttcccttcgtaacgtttcggtctaaccgagatgagcgaatcagtcccaccgagtttgcctgaccaactctctgtttgcctattaccaaaattggtcccaccgagtttgtgtaatcggtctcaccgagattacgttatgccctaaccctaatggaatcggtcccaccgagttgacatgtcggtcccaccaaaaatcctaacgttcacattttgaactaaattggtccgaccgagttttctgattcggtcccaccgagtttggtgatttgtgtgtaacggttagattttgtgtggaggctatatatacccctccacccgcTCTTCATTCgggaggagagccatcagaacatgcctacacttctagaatacattttctgagagagaaccacctacacttgtgttgaggtcaagatattccattccaaccacataaatcttgatctctagcctttcccgagttgctttccactcaaaccctctttccaccaaatccaatcctatgaaagagagctgagtgttggggagactatcatttgaagcaaaagagcaaggagttcatcatcaacacaccatctattacattttggagagtggtgtctcatAGATTGGCTAgctgtcacttgggagcctccgtcaagattgtggagttgaaccaaggagtttgtatgggaaaggagatcgcctacttcgtgaagatctaccctagtgaggcaagtccttcgtgggcgatggccatggtgggatagacaaggttgcttcttcgtggacccttcgtgggtgtagccctccgtggactcgcgcaaccgttacccttcgtgggttgaagtctccatcaacgtggatgtacgatagcaccacctatcggaaccacggataaaaaatctccgtgtctacattgcgtttgctccctccaaactccttcctttaccttcatatgcaattgttttacattccgctgctatacttttagaattgcatgtgtaggttgattatttgaattgtgctaagttgttaaaatctgccaagatttaaaattgggaaaatgctagatttttatttggtcaagtagtctaatcatccgcctctagacatactttcgctCCTACAGGATCGCATGCGTATAATTAGGATCAGAGTTAAAGCGGTACCGATCAACTCATGCATAAAATTAAAAGATGACCCACTAATTATGTTTCAAATTAGAAGACGCAGTTAAATTGGTCGAGATAACTAAGGCAACTCATTAATGACGATACGGATAATCATGCATAGAATTAGGATCGCATGCATATAATTAGGATCACGGCTAAAGCGGTACTGATCAATTCATGCATAAAATTAGAAGGTGACCCACTAATTTCGTTTCAAATTAGGAGACGCAGTTAAATGGGTCGAGATAATTAAGGCAACCCATTAATTACGATATTGATAATCATGAATAGAATTAGGATCACATGTGTATAATTAGGATCACGGCTAAAGCGGTCCGATTGCATAATGCAATCGTTGTTAATTACGGGATCGTGGAGGAAAATGGAAGGAAATCAATGAATAATCATTTTAGCTTTTGCCAATTTCGCAACAGGTCAATAAGCATCGTCCGATCCAAAATGGACGAGATCCGGATTGTTCGGATCTGTTGCAAAAATCCGTACGTTCGGATTTTAGCTTTTGCCAATTTTGAAAGTAATACTGCCAGGGGGCGGATCCACCTCGCCGGCCCAGCCATGTGCAATGCATCTGACAATTGGCAATTAATTACCTCGGTCTTGTATGCTAAATCTTGTTTATTGTTCGACCATTGTTTTTCCATTTCGCGAGAGGATATGAAGAACAAGTGAAGCCACGACTTTTTTTTAGCAGAAACAAAGTCTTGGTCTTCCCCTTGCTCTGCTCGATCCTACCTACGCTAGCGCACACTGCGTCTCACGCTCGCGAGCGAACTAGCCCAAGAGGAGAGCAATGGCGCCGTCCAAGAAGGTGCTGATGCTGTGCGGCGACTACATGGAGGACTACGAGGCGGCCGTGCCCTTCTACGCGCTGGCCGGCCTCGGCGTCGCCGTCCACTGCGCGGCCCCGGGCAAGGCCCCCGGCGACCCATGCCTCACCGCCGTCCACGACTTCCTCGGGTACGAGCTCTACACGGAGCTCCCCGGCCACCGCTTCCGGGTCACCGCAGACTTCGCCGCGGCGGCGGCCGACCCGTCCTCCTACGACGCCCTCCTCGTCCCCGGCGGCCGCTTCGTGGAGCAGCTCAGCGTCGACGCCGACGCGGTCGCCCTCGTCAGGGCGTTCGCGGGCGAGCTGCGCCGGCCGGTCGTGCTGACCTGCCACAGCCAGGTCCTGCTCGCCGCCGCGGGCGCCATGGGCGGCGTCCGGTGCACGGCGTTCTTTAGCCTGCGGCCCGTGGTGGAGCTGGCCGGCGGGACCTGGGTCGACCCCGATCCCTTCAGCCTCTGCGTCGCCGATGGCCACGTCCTGACCGCCATCGGGTGGCCCGCGCACGGGGAGATCATCGCGCAGCTCCTGCGCGCCTTGGGCGGCCGAGTCCTCGGCGGGCGCGGCCAGGGCGTCCTCTTCCTCTGCGCCGTGAGCTAGCCAcatccctccccccccccccccccccccccccccccctccgttCTTGAAACATCTAGAATTTTGATGTGATCTGATGATCGATACAGGACTACGTGGACGACTACGAGGCGAACGTGCCCTTCCGCGCGCTGGCCGGCGTGGGCTGCCGCGTGGAGGCGGCGTGCCCGACGAAGCGCAAGGGCGAGCCGTGCGTCACGGCGATCTACGAAGACGTCACCGGCGCGGCCCCCGGCGCGGTGAGCGGCGAGAAGCGCGGGCATAACTTCGTGATGACCGTCGACTGGGCCGACATCGACGTCGACGACTACGAGTGCGTGGTCGTGCCCGGCGGCCGGTCGCCGGAGCTGCTGGTGACGAACGAGAAGGCGGTGGCGCTGGTGGGGAAGTTCGCGGCCGAGGGGAAGGTGGTCGCCAGCATCGACCAGGGGCACCTGGTCCTCGCCGCGTCCGGGCTCCTCAAGGGCAAGCGGTGCGCCAGCGGAGTCCCCATGAGGGTGATCTCCAACCTCGCCGGCGCGGCGGCCGTGGAGCCCGAAGGGGCGGTCGCCGACGGGAAGCTCGTGACGGCGGCGAGCTGGCCCGACCTTGCCGAGTTCATAGCTCACCTCGTGGATCTCTTGGGCATCACCGTCTCGTTCTGAAGAAGATGCAACTGCAATGCATCTCTCCGTGATCTGTAATAACTTTGTGAACAGAACGCTGAACACTGTCACACTCTGCAGAAACTCTAACCTTGGAGTTCAGAGATTGCCATATGTTTCCAGTTCTCTGTTTCTCTTCCTGTATAGTGCCACAAACTGGTATTTTGATTTGGAGTGGAATCTTTTTTGTTGGTTGGAACTTGTCTTTGATCAGTTATGAATGGTTTCTACCTAACTTTCAAAGCCTTCAGTTTGTCACCATAAACCGCAGAGCTCATCCATTGGCAGTTTGCCACCGACAGTCTTGCAAACAATGTATATCTACTCCACCTATCTATATTAATTACACTATgctttctactccctccgttactaaatttagtataaatttgagtcatatattttgaaacggaggaagTAGTTTTCAAGCCTCGGAATCACTTGAGGTCTCCAATTTAGAGTTGGTCACCCAATTTTGAGGGGTCAACcatgttttttcttttcttaaGGAGCCCTCTCATTTGCGTCCTTATTTTAAAGGGCTCATAATTAATTGAGGTCTCTAATTTAAGATAGAGTCACTCAATTTTGACCGGGTCAACATTTTTTTATCGAGGATCTCTCTCATTTCATTCTTTTAATAATATTTTTCTTCAAGGAGTATGCTCACAAATTTTAAAATCCTCATAGTTAATTCAGATCTTTAATATGGAATTGGATCACCCGATTTTGACCGGGTCAACAACATTTTTTTTCTTTGATTTACTTTATAATTCACCATGCTCCCTAATTTTGGAGCTCTTCCACTCAATTTAGATATTCAATTTTAATTTTAGTTAACAATTTTGAGCAGGTCAACGATACCAATACCACGCAACTTCTCACCACCTAGGAAAAATAAACCTAGCACCAATATATATAGTACATGCATCTCCCAACATAGAAATTTTTCGCACATAAATATGGATTGATTGTCAGATAACACAAAATCACATTGCAAAAGGCCTATCAAAATACCGCATTATAAATAAAAAGAAACACACTCCCTCATCTACACCACTCGCCAAATCAAATATTCACTTAGTttcaaaatataaggtgtattctTTTTTGAAAAGTCAAGATTCTTTAACTTTGATCAATTTTAGAGTCAAAAGCATCGGCATCCATAATAGTAAATAAATAATATATGAAAATTcatttcatgatgaatctaaaGATATCGATTTGATACTGTGGATATTGATATATTTCTCTATAGTTTTTATCAAATTTAAAGAGGTTTGGCTTTTTCAGAAAAGTAATACATGTTTTATTTTGAAAATAGAGGGAGTAAAAAATTATGAAAACCCAACAACACGAACGGCGCATCAAAGGTCACCAAACTTTCTAGTAAACACACTATGCTCCCTTTTTAAGGCCTCACAATGAGGTCTTTAATTTGAAATTTGGTCATCCAATTTTGACCGGACAACAATTTCTTAAGGAACTCTTTTATACAACTTTTTAATTCACTATTCCTTAATTTTGAATATTTTTTCATTCGATTAAGGTATCCAATTTTAGATTTGGTTCATGATTTTGACCAAGTCAACGTTTTTTAAATCAATTGGTAGCAGCCGGCCTATAAAAATATATCAATCTCGCACCCTCTCACCACCTAGAAAAAAAAAAGCATCGGCATATGATATTGTAGCACTAACATAGTACATGCAGTCATCGATGAAGGAAATTACTCCACATAAGTATGAGTTAATTAGCAAATAACACTGAACCACACTGCAAAAGACCCACCAAGATACCACATTATAAATAAGAAGAAAACACACTTCATAACACCACATTATTAAGCTACGTCAATTAACTTGTATCGGGGGAGTAACATTGTagagttttcaagaaaaaatGCTTTAGCATTTACAAATATACGACAAGCGAGCCAATACTTGTATGCACGTATTGCCCTCTTCAATTCATATTTTCATCCTTAAATAGATTTTAATGATCAATGTCTACCGCCAATTTTTTCAACAAAGGGAATATATTAATATCGCAGAGATACCAATTACACCCAGTCTATGCAACAACGTAATGCCATAAAAACATTACGGATGCATAaagccaaaaagaaaaagaaaaagaaaaataaagatcCCACTACAGTGATCAATTCCTTGTAGCTGTAGCACGAACCACCACCAAGACAACACCCGAAGTTCAAGTTCTCCACAAGCGACGCCTTTAAGAAGGAAACAGTGCACAAGCGCCTTCATCACCCGATCGTAGATCTTAGGTTTTCACCATGGAGAAAATCCGCACTCTCAAACAATGTCTTCAACAAGGACACTGCCAGGCACAACCAATTAATTGCGGACCTCGGGTTTTCACCCAGAAAGCTAAGACTCTGTACTCCGCCTGTGTTGCCACCCCCACTTGCCGATGTCGCTTCTACGAGTCACGAATCACCTAGCAAAGTCCTCATCGCCTCGAAGACTCGATCTGTCATTACTAGGCCTCAGACCTCAGCCACCATGGCATTTTTCGCCACTGTTTTCACCATGAAATCGAAATACCGACATTGTCCCATAATGTCAACAAACAACGAAGCTTCGCGTCACACCCTCCTGGAGCCACTCGGGCTGAAATAGGGGCGCACACGACCGAATCTCATCCGATCCAGTAATCTATAGGCGTCAAGTATCCAATGAAGATCTCCGGCGAAGCATTTCGGAACTCGTCAATTGCCAGATCAAAATAGGGCCGACATCTAGCAGGACACCATCTCGGATCAAGAAGAACATTAGGACCGCGTCCCTTGGACAAGCAAACTAGCAGGCCCCAATGCCGCCGTGCAACACGTCGGAGAAGAAGGCAACCGCGGCCATCCGGCCCGCGCCAGGCCATGGCCAGATGGGGGCGAGCCGGCACGACGCACCAGGAGCCGCACCTTGGGGCGAGACCAACCGCGCCAGCTGCAGGCCGGGGAATTCCAGAAAATTTTCCGTACCAAGTGAATAAGATGACATGAGTTTGTATAAGGTGCATGACGGGGATAGTTATGTGACTAATCATGATGTTGCAACATGCATGACCT
This sequence is a window from Aegilops tauschii subsp. strangulata cultivar AL8/78 chromosome 7, Aet v6.0, whole genome shotgun sequence. Protein-coding genes within it:
- the LOC109758946 gene encoding DJ-1 protein homolog E, which encodes MAPSKKVLMLCGDYMEDYEAAVPFYALAGLGVAVHCAAPGKAPGDPCLTAVHDFLGYELYTELPGHRFRVTADFAAAAADPSSYDALLVPGGRFVEQLSVDADAVALVRAFAGELRRPVVLTCHSQVLLAAAGAMGGVRCTAFFSLRPVVELAGGTWVDPDPFSLCVADGHVLTAIGWPAHGEIIAQLLRALGGRVLGGRGQGVLFLCADYVDDYEANVPFRALAGVGCRVEAACPTKRKGEPCVTAIYEDVTGAAPGAVSGEKRGHNFVMTVDWADIDVDDYECVVVPGGRSPELLVTNEKAVALVGKFAAEGKVVASIDQGHLVLAASGLLKGKRCASGVPMRVISNLAGAAAVEPEGAVADGKLVTAASWPDLAEFIAHLVDLLGITVSF